The following are encoded together in the Phragmites australis chromosome 19, lpPhrAust1.1, whole genome shotgun sequence genome:
- the LOC133900144 gene encoding uncharacterized protein LOC133900144, producing the protein MGAWMSRVWFLMFPAREYKLVVVGLDNAGKTTTLYKLHLGEAVTAAPTIGSNVEEVVFKNLRFEVWDLGGQESLRTSWATYYRGTHAVIVVIDSTDRTRINIIKDELFRLLQHADLENAVVLVFANKQDLKDAMSPAEITDALSLHSIKNHDWHIQASCAITGEGLYDGMGWIAQKVAGKGTAS; encoded by the exons ATGGGGGCGTGGATGTCGCGTGTGTGGTTCCTGATGTTCCCGGCGCGCGAGTACAAGCTTGTGGTGGTCGGGCTCGACAACGCCGGCAAGACCACCACGCTCTACAAGCTCCACCTCGGCGAGGCCGTCACCGCCGCGCCAACCATCGGCAGCAACGTCGAGGAGGTCGTCTTCAAGAACCTGCGGTTCGAG GTTTGGGATTTGGGAGGACAAGAAAGTCTACGCACATCATGGGCAACATACTACCGAGGAACTCACGCTGTCATTGTAGTAATCGACAGCACCGACCGTACTCGGATCAACATCATCAAGGATGAGCTCTTCCGGTTGCTCCAGCACGCGGACCTCGAGAACGCGGTGGTCCTTGTGTTTGCGAACAAGCAGGATCTCAAGGACGCGATGTCCCCCGCTGAGATCACAGACGCCCTCTCCCTCCACAGCATAAAGAACCACGACTGGCACATACAGGCATCGTGCGCCATCACCGGCGAGGGCCTCTACGACGGCATGGGGTGGATCGCCCAGAAAGTCGCCGGGAAGGGTACAGCGAGCTGA